The genomic window GCGATCGCACCTGCCGAAACGGCGCGCCGAGGACGGGAGCGTCGCCGACTGGTGACGGCAGCTCCGACGCTACGCTCCAGCAACCCGCAACATCGAGGGTCGAAAACGGCAATCCCGAGGGTCTGAGAAACGCTTACCCGGCTGCCAGAGCACTCCGGCCTATGGAGTATACCACTCTCGGCTCGACAGGCATGGAGGTCTCGAAGATCTGTCTGGGCTGCATGAGTTTCGGCAGCGAGGAGCCCTGGATGCTCGACGAGGACGAGTCCCGCAAGATCATCGAGCGGGCGATCGACCTCGGCGTGAACTTCTTCGACACCGCGAACGCCTACTCCGACGGCGAGAGCGAGGAGATCCTCGGCGACGTCCTCGCGGACTACGACCGCGACGAGCAGGTCATCGCGACGAAGGTCCGCTTCCCCGTCGGCGACGACGGGCCGAACGCGAGCGGGCTCTCCCGGAAGACGATCGAGCAGGCCGTCGCCGCGAGCAAGGAGCGTCTCGGCATCGACACCATCGACCTGTACCAGACCCACCGCGTCGATCCGGACACGCCGCCGGAGACCACGCTCCGCGCGCTGGACGACCTCGTGGAGCGCGGCGACGTCCGCCACGTCGGCACCTCCTCGATGTTCGCCCACGAACTCGCCGAGCGCCTGCGCGCCAGCGAGCGCGAGGATCTCGTCTCCTTCGAGACGATGCAGAACCACTACCACCTCGCCTATCGGGAGGAGGAACGGGACATGCTGCCCCTCTGTGACCGCAACGACGTGGGCGTCATCCCGTGGGGCCCGCTCGGCCAGGGCTTCCTCACCCGCCCCGTGTCGGAGCTCGAGGAGACCGCCCGTGGCGACCCCGAGAACTTCCACAACCCCACCGACGAGTACGAGCGCGGCGGCGGCCGCGAGATCAACGCCCGCCTCGAGGAACTCGCCGCGGACAAGGGCGTGACGATGGCCCAGATCGCGCTCGCCTGGCAGTTCCAGAACGAGTACGTGGACGCGCCGATCGTCGGCACGACGAGCGTCGAACACCTCGAGGACGCCGTCGAGGCGCTGGAGATCGACCTCTCG from Salinarchaeum sp. Harcht-Bsk1 includes these protein-coding regions:
- a CDS encoding aldo/keto reductase codes for the protein MEYTTLGSTGMEVSKICLGCMSFGSEEPWMLDEDESRKIIERAIDLGVNFFDTANAYSDGESEEILGDVLADYDRDEQVIATKVRFPVGDDGPNASGLSRKTIEQAVAASKERLGIDTIDLYQTHRVDPDTPPETTLRALDDLVERGDVRHVGTSSMFAHELAERLRASEREDLVSFETMQNHYHLAYREEERDMLPLCDRNDVGVIPWGPLGQGFLTRPVSELEETARGDPENFHNPTDEYERGGGREINARLEELAADKGVTMAQIALAWQFQNEYVDAPIVGTTSVEHLEDAVEALEIDLSDSDVEYLEEPYEPQPIVGI